CGACGATGCGGCGACTCGCGGGCCGGCGCGGGCGCCCATGCGCCGGACGTGCGCGGGTGCCGCGCCGGCCGATTTTTCCGAATCCATGACGACTCATACCGATCCCGCCTATCTGCTCGGCGACCTGCTGAAGAACGTTTCCCGCTCCTTCTATCTGACGCTGCGCGTGCTGCCCGACGGCATGCGCGAGCCGGTCGGTCTCGCGTATCTGCTCGCGCGCGCGGCCGACACGATCGCCGACACGGCGCTCGTCGTGCCCGAGCGGCGCGCGGCGCTGCTGAACGCGCTGCGCGACGAGATCGAGCGGCTCGGCGACGGCGTCGCGCTGTCGGCCGCACTCGACGACGTGACGCGGATGCAGACCGATTCGCACGAGCACGTGCTGCTCGGCTCGATGCAGCCGATGCTCGCGCTGCTGCGCGCGCAGCCGGACGCGGATCGCACGTCGATCCGCAAGGTCGTCGCGACGCTGACGTCGGGCATGGAATTCGACCTGCGCACGTTCCCGGACGAGCAGTCGGGCCAGCTTGCGGTGCTCCCGACGCGCGACGTGCTCGACCGCTATACGTATCTCGTCGCCGGCTGCGTCGGCGAGTTCTGGACCGACATGACGGCCATGCACACGCGCGCGGCGCGCGGCTGGGACGTGCCGGCGATGCGCGAGCGCGGAATCCGCTTCGGCAAGGCGCTGCAGATGACGAACATCCTGCGCGACTGCGCGAAGGATCTGCGGATCGGCCGCTGCTATCTGCCGGAGGACGCGCTCGCCGCGCACGGGCTGAGCGCGGCCGATCTGCTCGCACCCGACGCGTATCCGCGCGCGCGCGGCGTGCTGTTCGACCTGCTGCGCGTCGCGCTCGACCAGTATCGCGATGCCGGTACGTATACGGTGGCGATTCCGCGTCGCTTCGTGCGGCTGCGGCTCGCGTGCCTGTGGCCGATCCTGATCGGCCTCGAAACGCTCGAACTGCTGGCCGGCCACGACGGCTGGCTCGATCCGGCGAAACCGGCCAAGGTGCCGAGAAAGCGGATCTATCGAATCATGGCGTCGTCGCTCGCGTTCGTCGGATCGAACGCGGCGATCCGCGCGCGCATCGCGGCGCTCGTCGACGCGGTCGACGCACGGATCGCATCGCGGTAATCGGCACGGCAAGCATCGCGCGGCGGCGCGGTTGCCGCCGGCGTTCCTCTCTCGCGGCCCGCGTTCGCCGGGCCGCCGCGTTTCCTCCGACCGCGGTCGCCCGACCGCGTTTCGCACGACGATTCGGCTGCCGAAACGGAGGTGTCACGATCGTCAGCGATCCTGCGCGGTTGCGAGCCGCGAAGGCGTCTGACGACTTCGCGCACTCGATGTGCAGCAGTAAAAATGTAAAGCTAGGGTTTTCACCGGGAAATGCCGGAAACGCCCGCGCTGTAAGCGTTTCCGCGCCTTATGTAACCGTTTGGTGAACCCGCGCGTTGCGTCGATCATACGATGACCGACCGCGCGTATTGGGAAACAATCGGTAATCCGTCAGAATTGCGCCGGCATGTACTCGCACATGTGTCACAAGACCACACCAGAAAAGAATCATTCTTTGAGGACGGAGAATCAATGAAAAAGCGCGTCGTCGTCGCCATGACGGCAGCCGGCCTTGCGGCCGCTACCGCCGCCCACGCTCAGAGCAGCGTGACCCTGTACGGTATCGTCGATAACGGTCTGGCGTACCAGAATAACGCGGCACCGTCGACCGGCGCGACGAGCGGCGGTCATTCGAAGGTGTCGATGTCCACCGGCGTGTGGGCAGGCAGCCGCTTCGGCCTGAAGGGCAACGAAGACCTCGGCGGCGGCACGAAGGCGATCTTCCAGCTCGAAGCCGGCGTGAACACGGCAACGGGCGCATCGCAGTGGACGGGCGGCATCTTCACGCGTCAGGCGTGGGTCGGCCTGACGAACGCGGCGTACGGTACGCTGACGGCCGGTCGCCAGTACACGGCGTACTACACGCTGCTGTCGCCGTACAGCCCGACGACGTGGCTGACGGGCGCATACGGCGCGCACCCGGGTGATATCGACTCGCTGGATACGAGCTACCGCGCGAACAATTCGCTCGTCTACATGTCGCCGAAGTTCTACGGCTTCACGGTCGGCGGCTCGTACTCGTTCGGCGGCGTGCCGGGCAGCGTGAACCGCGGCTCGACGTGGAGCGCGGCGATCCAGTACCTGAACGGCCCGGCAGGCATCGCGGTCGGCTATCAGCGCGTCAACAACTCGACGCTCGGCGGCGGCGCGTGGGGCGACAACTCGACGGTCACGAGCGGCGGCCAGCCGGCCGTGTCGGCGATCAACAACGGCTACGCGACGGCGCAATCGCAGCAGCGCCTCGGCGTGACGGCCGGCTACCAGTTCACGCCGGCGTGGGACGTATCCGTGTCCTACACGAACGTCCAGTACATCCCGGGCATCGGCTCGTCGTTCCACAACACCGCGATCTTCAACACGGCCGGCGCCGTGCTGCACTGGAAGGCAGCGGCTCAGTGGGACTTCGCGGCAGGCTACTCGTACACGGCCGCAACGAAGTCGAACGGCATCTCGAGCTCGGCGAAGTACCACCAGGTCACGCTGTCGCAGTACTACAGCCTGTCGAAGCGCACGGGCCTGTACGCACTCGAGGCGTACCAGCACGCGAGCGGCAATACGCTGAGCCGCGCGGGCGCGATCCAGTCGGCAACGACGCAAATCGGCGACGGCGTGGCAGCAGGTGCCGGCCAGAACCAGATCGCCGTCGGCGTCGGCATGATCCACCGCTTCTGATGTCGCGCGGCGCGTCAGCGCCGCCGCGGCCAAGCGGTACGCAGTACGGAAAAACCGGCCTTCGGGCCGGTTTTTCCATTGGTATCGGCACATCGCGCGCGACGCGCGCTCACCGCTCCATCGGCGACTTCAGCGGATCGTGCTCGCCGGTCAGTGCGAACACGACGAGCTGCGCCGGCTCGCTCTCGCTCGCATTGCGCGACACCTGGTGGCGCGCGCCCGGCGGCTCGTACCAGCCTTCGCCGGCGCGATAGCGCCGCAGCGGGCCGTCGTTGACTTGCGACAACACTTCGCCTTTCGACACGACCGCGAAGACCGAGCCGAGATGCCGATGCGGTTCGGATGCCTGACCGGGCGCATAGTCGACGATTGCGACGACCGCGAGCTTGCCCGGCGCTTCGGGCACGGTCTGCCGCATGATCGCGTGCGCGGCGTCGCCTGTCTCGTGTGCGTGCGTCGGCACGACCGACACGGCGCCGAGCGCGAGCACCGCGCCGACGAGCGCGCGGCGCAAGGAGGTGCGGGTCGTCATCGTGCGCACCTCACTCGGGCATCTTGCGGAACGCGATCGCAAAGCGATTCCACGCGTTGATCGTCGCGATCAGCAGCGACAGGTCGAACAGCTCCTCGTCGCTGAAGTGCGGCTTCACCGATTCCCACACCGCATCGGGCACGTGGTCCTCGGCGATCAGCGTCAGCGCCTCGGTCCATTCGAGCGCGGCGCGCTCGCGTGCGGTGAAGAACGGCGTTTCGCGCCAGGCGACGACGGTCGCGAGGCGGCGATCGGTTTCGCCGCCTTTGCGCGCGTCGGTCGTATGCATGTCGACGCAGAACGCGCAGCCGTTGATCTGCGACGCGCGCAGGCGGACGAGCTCCGCGAGCGGCTTTTCGATCGAGCTTTTCGCGAGGAAGTCCTCGGCGTTGCGCATCACCTTGATCGCATTCGGGCTGGCGGCATAGAAGTTCAGACGCGGTTGCATCGCAGGTCCTCTTTCGGTTGGAGCGCACGGTGGCGCGACGGACCTACTTTACGAGTCCTACTGGCCTGCTTGAATGGCCAATTTCCGGAAATATCAGGTGACCACCGGCGTGCGCCGGCTGGCGACGCCTTCGTCGAGCATCGCGGCGAGCCGCGTGAGCGTCGCGTCGATGCGTACCGCGTCGATGCCGCCATACCCGAACAGGAGCCCCGCGCGCACCGGCACGTCGACGTGAAACATCGAGATGCCGTACAGCCCGATGTCCTGCGTGCGCGCCGCGCGGATCAGCGCCGCTTCGTCGAGGCCCGGCTTCAGCAGCGCGGCGAGGTGGATGCCGGCGCTGGGCACGATCGCGTCGAACCACGGCGCGAGCGCGCCGCGCAGATGCGCCACCACCATCTTGCGGCGCGCGTCGTAGTGCTTCTGCACGCGGCGCAGGTGCCGCGCAAAATCGCCGTCGAGCATGAAGCGCGCGAGCGCCGCCTGCGTCAGCGTGCACGTATGCCAGTCGACGATCTGCTTCGCCTTGCAGAGCGCGCCGCGCAGCGCGCGCGGCGGAATCGCATAGCCGATCCGCAGGTCCGGGAAGATCGTCTTC
The sequence above is a segment of the Burkholderia multivorans ATCC BAA-247 genome. Coding sequences within it:
- a CDS encoding phytoene/squalene synthase family protein, whose product is MTTHTDPAYLLGDLLKNVSRSFYLTLRVLPDGMREPVGLAYLLARAADTIADTALVVPERRAALLNALRDEIERLGDGVALSAALDDVTRMQTDSHEHVLLGSMQPMLALLRAQPDADRTSIRKVVATLTSGMEFDLRTFPDEQSGQLAVLPTRDVLDRYTYLVAGCVGEFWTDMTAMHTRAARGWDVPAMRERGIRFGKALQMTNILRDCAKDLRIGRCYLPEDALAAHGLSAADLLAPDAYPRARGVLFDLLRVALDQYRDAGTYTVAIPRRFVRLRLACLWPILIGLETLELLAGHDGWLDPAKPAKVPRKRIYRIMASSLAFVGSNAAIRARIAALVDAVDARIASR
- a CDS encoding porin; the protein is MKKRVVVAMTAAGLAAATAAHAQSSVTLYGIVDNGLAYQNNAAPSTGATSGGHSKVSMSTGVWAGSRFGLKGNEDLGGGTKAIFQLEAGVNTATGASQWTGGIFTRQAWVGLTNAAYGTLTAGRQYTAYYTLLSPYSPTTWLTGAYGAHPGDIDSLDTSYRANNSLVYMSPKFYGFTVGGSYSFGGVPGSVNRGSTWSAAIQYLNGPAGIAVGYQRVNNSTLGGGAWGDNSTVTSGGQPAVSAINNGYATAQSQQRLGVTAGYQFTPAWDVSVSYTNVQYIPGIGSSFHNTAIFNTAGAVLHWKAAAQWDFAAGYSYTAATKSNGISSSAKYHQVTLSQYYSLSKRTGLYALEAYQHASGNTLSRAGAIQSATTQIGDGVAAGAGQNQIAVGVGMIHRF
- a CDS encoding cupin domain-containing protein; the protein is MTTRTSLRRALVGAVLALGAVSVVPTHAHETGDAAHAIMRQTVPEAPGKLAVVAIVDYAPGQASEPHRHLGSVFAVVSKGEVLSQVNDGPLRRYRAGEGWYEPPGARHQVSRNASESEPAQLVVFALTGEHDPLKSPMER
- a CDS encoding carboxymuconolactone decarboxylase family protein encodes the protein MQPRLNFYAASPNAIKVMRNAEDFLAKSSIEKPLAELVRLRASQINGCAFCVDMHTTDARKGGETDRRLATVVAWRETPFFTARERAALEWTEALTLIAEDHVPDAVWESVKPHFSDEELFDLSLLIATINAWNRFAIAFRKMPE